One genomic window of Camelina sativa cultivar DH55 chromosome 5, Cs, whole genome shotgun sequence includes the following:
- the LOC104784612 gene encoding pectin acetylesterase 3, whose product MMNSVFRIAAVVFCLWLCSVVSSGSSHGFGNVTDTDDKISLLESQLTAAKSPSQLLMVPLTLIQAAGPKGAVCLDGTLPGYHLHRGSGSGANRWLIQLEGGGWCNTRRSCIFRKTTRRGSSKYMEKVLAFTGILSNKANENPDFFNWNRVKLRYCDGASFTGDSQDESSQLFYRGQRIWQVAMEELLSKGMHKADQALLSGCSAGGLASILHCDQFKELLPGTTKVKCLSDAGMFMDAVDVSGGHSLRKMYQGVVTVQNLQKELSTTCTKHLDPTSCFFPQNLVSDIKTPMFLLNAAYDSWQVQESLAPPSADLSGSWKACKSDHSHCNSSQIQFFQDFRTQMVDAVKSFATSTHNGLFINSCFAHCQSERQDTWYAPDSPTVHGKTVAKSVGDWYFDRTTVKAIDCPYPCDKTCHNLIFK is encoded by the exons atgatgaacagcgtgtttcggATTGCTGCGGTGGTATTCTGTCTTTGGCTGTGTTCCGTGGTTAGTAGCGGATCTAGCCATGGATTCGGGAATGTGACAGATACTGACGATAAGATCTCGTTACTCGAAAGTCAGTTGACGGCGGCAAAGTCTCCTTCTCAGCTTCTCATGGTGCCTCTCACCTTGATTCAGGCTGCTGGCCCCAAAGGAGCTG TGTGCCTGGATGGAACACTACCTGGTTATCATCTACACCGTGGTTCTGGATCAGGAGCTAACAGGTGGCTTATCCAACTCGAG GGTGGAGGATGGTGCAACACACGCAGGAGCTGTATCTTCCGGAAAACAACTCGTCGTGgttcatcaaaatatatggAGAAAGTTTTGGCCTTCACTGGAATTTTGAGCAATAAAGCTAATGAGAATCCTG ATTTCTTCAATTGGAACAGAGTCAAATTGCGTTACTGCGATGGTGCTTCTTTCACAGGTGATAGTCAGGATGAG AGCTCGCAACTATTCTATAGAGGACAACGAATCTGGCAAGTAGCTATGGAAGAACTACTGTCTAAAGGCATGCATAAAGCAGATCAG GCTCTACTCTCTGGATGTTCAGCTGGGGGATTAGCTTCCATCCTGCACTGTGATCAGTTCAAGGAACTATTGCCTGGTACTACCAAAGTGAAATGCTTAAGTGATGCTGGGATGTTTATGGATGC AGTGGATGTCTCGGGAGGCCACTCGCTTCGGAAAATGTACCAAGGTGTTGTTACAGTACAG AACCTCCAAAAGGAACTGTCCACTACCTGTACTAAGCATTTGGATCCAACTTCG TGCTTCTTTCCCCAGAACTTGGTTTCAGACATTAAGACTCCCATGTTTCTTCTGAACGCAGCATATGACTCTTGGCAG GTACAAGAGAGTTTAGCTCCACCATCTGCTGACTTAAGCGGCTCTTGGAAAGCATGCAAATCAGATCACTCTCATTGTAATTCATCTCAAATCCAATTCTTCCAAG ACTTCAGGACACAAATGGTGGATGCTGTAAAATCTTTCGCGACATCAACTCATAACGGTTTGTTCATAAACTCATGCTTCGCACACTGCCAATCCGAAAGACAGGACACTTGGTATGCACCAGATTCTCCTACTGTTCATGGCAAG aCCGTTGCTAAATCTGTCGGTGATTGGTACTTTGACAGAACAACGGTGAAAGCCATTGACTGTCCTTACCCTTGTGACAAAACATGTCACAATCTCATCTTCAAGTGA
- the LOC104788731 gene encoding protein phosphatase 2C 32-like, translating to MGNGTSRVVGCFVPSNEKNGVDLEFLEPLDEGLGHSFCYVRPSIFESPDITPSNSERFTVDSSTLDSETLSGSFRNEVVDDPSFLNRHNSKGLAETTFKAISGASVSANVSTARTGNQMAFCSSDVLEPAASFESTSSFASIPLQPVPRGGSGPLNGFMSGPLERGFASGPLDRNNGFMSGPIEKGVMSGPLDVHDKTDGKLHGEDPENCLESNRNLQWAHGKAGEDRVHVVLSEEQGWLFIGIYDGFSGPDAPDFVMSHLYKAIDKELEGLLWDYEEPSVDNQLQPDQEQPPSTEEYLSDPETISERHSKSVVAGSDEVMTDNNTSLGNADTPIAVDGPPGNLAGPGKKSTRLYELLQLERWEGEEIGHKDSCGGSVALNDMTNQVEHPSTSGGGAGNDPCTTDRSVLDGIPASGQSHGTKKSQISSKIRRMYQKQQKSLRKKLFPWNYDWHREEGTCVEEKIVESSGPIRRRWSGTVDHDAVLRAMARALENTEEAYMEMVEKSLDINPELALMGSCVLVMLMKDQDVYVMNVGDSRAILAQERLHDRHSNPGFGNDEGIGHKSRSRESLVRMELDRISEESPIHNQTTPISVSNKNRDVTSYRLKMRAVQLSSDHSTSVEEEITRIKSEHPEDDQSILKDRVKGQLKVTRAFGAGFLKKPNFNEALLEMFRVEYIGTDPYITCEPCTVHHRLTSSDRFMVLSSDGLYEYFSNEEVVAHVTWFIENVPEGDPAQYLIAELLSRAATKNGMEFHDLLDIPQGDRRKYHDDVSVMVVSLEGRIWRSSGQYYPERKQKFNR from the exons atGGGAAACGGGACTTCCCGTGTTGTTGGTTGTTTCGTGCCTTCTAATGAGAAGAACGGTGTTGATTTGGAGTTTCTTGAACCTTTAGATGAAGGTTTAGGCCATTCCTTTTGTTACGTTAGGCCAAGCATCTTTGAGTCTCCTGATATTACTCCTTCAAACTCTGAGAGGTTCACTGTTGATTCGAGCACTCTTGATTCCGAGACACTCAGTGGATCTTTCCGTAACGAGGTTGTTGATGATCCTTCTTTCTTGAATAGACACAACAGCAAAGGTTTAGCTGAAACTACGTTTAAGGCAATCTCAGGTGCTTCTGTTAGTGCTAATGTTTCCACTGCTAGGACTGGGAATCAAATGGCGTTCTGTTCTAGTGACGTTTTGGAGCCTGCTGCTTCGTTTGAGAGCacatcttcttttgcttctatTCCTTTGCAGCCTGTCCCTCGTGGTGGTTCGGGTCCTTTGAATGGATTCATGTCAGGGCCTTTAGAGAGAGGATTTGCATCTGGTCCTTTGGATAGAAACAATGGTTTCATGTCAGGACCTATTGAGAAAGGAGTTATGTCTGGACCTCTTGATGTACATGATAAA ACGGACGGTAAGTTACATGGTGAAGACCCTGAAAATTGTTTAGAGAGCAACCGTAACTTGCAATGGGCTCATGGGAAAGCTGGAGAAGACAGGGTTCATGTTGTGCTTTCGGAGGAACAAGGATGGCTCTTTATTGGGATTTATGATGGGTTTAGTGGACCGGATGCTCCAGATTTCGTGATGAGCCATCTTTATAAAGCTATCGACAAGGAATTGGAAGGTCTTCTTTGGGATTATGAAGAGCCATCTGTAGATAATCAATTGCAGCCAGACCAGGAACAACCTCCTTCTACAGAAGAGTACTTGAGTGATCCAGAAACTATCAGTGAGCGGCATTCAAAGTCAGTAGTGGCAGGAAGTGACGAGGTTATGACTGATAATAACACTAGCCTTGGAAATGCCGACACTCCCATTGCTGTTGATGGTCCACCTGGAAATTTAGCAGGTCCTGGCAAGAAAAGCACTAGACTTTACGAGCTACTTCAGTTGGAACGGTGGGAAGGAGAAGAAATCGGGCATAAAGATTCTTGTGGAGGGAGTGTGGCGCTAAACGATATGACTAATCAGGTAGAACATCCATCTACTTCTGGTGGAGGAGCTGGAAATGATCCGTGTACCACCGACCGTAGTGTTCTTGATGGGATTCCAGCCTCGGGACAAAGCCATGGGACTAAAAAATCACAGATaagctcaaagataagaagaatGTATCAAAAACAACAGAAGTCTTTGCGGAAAAAGCTGTTTCCTTGGAATTATGATTGGCACAGGGAAGAAGGGACTTGCGTTGAAGAGAAGATAGTGGAGTCGTCGGGACCGATTAGGAGACGCTGGTCAGGAACTGTAGACCATGATGCTGTGCTAAGAGCAATGGCTAGAGCACTAGAAAATACTGAAGAGGCTTACATGGAAATGGTAGAGAAGTCTCTTGACATAAACCCAGAGCTTGCACTAATGGGTTCATGCGTTCTTGTAATGCTGATGAAGGATCAAGATGTTTATGTGATGAACGTTGGGGATAGTCGGGCTATCTTAGCCCAAGAAAGGCTCCATGATCGTCACTCTAATCCCGGTTTTGGGAATGATGAGGGTATCGGGCATAAGAGTAGGTCCCGAGAATCACTTGTGCGTATGGAACTGGATAGAATATCAGAGGAATCACCAATACACAATCAAACAACTCCGATCAGTGtctcaaacaaaaacagagatgtGACTTCGTATCGGTTAAAGATGAGAGCCGTTCAACTGTCAAGTGACCATAGCACAAGTGTGGAAGAG GAAATTACGCGGATCAAATCTGAACATCCGGAAGATGACCAGTCCATACTGAAAGATAGAGTCAAAGGCCAACTAAAAGTCACTCGAGCTTTCGGTGCTGGGTTTCTCAAAAAG CCGAATTTTAATGAAGCGTTGCTTGAGATGTTCCGGGTAGAGTACATTGGAACAGACCCGTACATCACCTGCGAACCGTGTACAGTCCATCACAGACTGACTTCAAGCGATCGTTTCATGGTGTTATCATCGGATGGATTGTATGAATACTTCAGCAACGAAGAGGTCGTTGCTCACGTGACTTGGTTCATCGAAAACGTTCCTGAAGGAGATCCTGCTCAATACCTCATTGCAGAGCTTCTCTCTCGCGCTGCCACCAAGAACG GGATGGAGTTTCATGATCTGTTGGATATTCCACAAGGAGATAGAAGGAAGTACCATGATGATGTCTCGGTCATGGTTGTATCACTTGAAGGAAGGATTTGGCGATCTTCTGGACAATATTATccagagagaaaacaaaaattcaatagatga
- the LOC104784616 gene encoding uncharacterized protein LOC104784616 yields MLSLRNLTTSFVALPSRSKPSSPSLRRRLVRCRLREAAATFAPLDVVSGESEPAFGSLTELRKVEEEEEFSPAEDDENREEEEEGISSIHVPREKYINVSKSDLVNGIVNTLLDSQDGGDADIFLLLSSCLDSILHAEHKRILEQMRADFVATQSLEEVKTGDDSSSDDESFTSGGEVESESEDELNSNAKRSEPKSVNGYDGLSFPLADGFDIWNFLISSAGKHAKKRSAESVMAATQFQRSFIQLLDSAGFEELSARDLALTSALNTDYLLTLPVYVDWKKASESNAIVFRRGYATEKEKGLLLVEKLDYIQSKVLQVIFSTIAKPLRKVGRLINKALSEASQTQEIQDLSERMKVWLKELSVFKESYFDQTSDSFLKEGFRPDSVLPIRLAAQRAVSRYEGLLTPVGPRAKLFRKLLGWIGFISPAYETPSQLANDSNASEPYLRPIFLSRMTLDDIWKPASKKACGNDIWKRMKTWISILLSPSTLQEPAFEELILLYTKDASEKDDKSKDETRSSLQLEIFEKIPIPDLPVIFPHKKLYFRVIDTVRLDIASILGLTAYFVNYKFENISSSPSALFLDVIAVTALVIYATRVVLGYKQTWDRYQLLVNKTLYEKTLASGFGSVHFLLDASEQQQYKEAILTYAIILQAGKNQNMSYQGVRDRCERFMYDTFKIKVEMRVEKAISTLVRLGLVTETLVDSNTKLHAVSCPQAYISLKELWNSLLG; encoded by the exons ATGTTATCTCTTCGAAACCTCACTACTAGCTTCGTCGCTCTTCCGTCTCGATCTAAGCCGTCGTCGCCATCTCTGCGTCGTCGTTTAGTTCGTTGCCGACTTAGAGAAGCGGCGGCGACTTTTGCGCCTCTTGATGTAGTCTCCGGAGAGTCGGAACCAGCTTTCGGTAGCTTAACTGAGCTTCGAAAggtggaagaagaggaggagtttTCACCGGCGGAAGACGATGAAAATCgcgaagaggaagaggaggggATTTCGAGTATTCATGTTCCTCGTGAGAAGTACATCAATGTCTCCAAGTCTGATCTCGTTAATGGTATTGTAAACACGCTCCTCGATTCTCAAGACGGAGGAGACGCTGatatcttcctcctcctttCCTC GTGTTTAGACTCTATCCTTCACGCGGAGCATAAGAGGATTTTAGAGCAAATGAGAGCTGATTTTGTCGCTACTCAATCCCTGGAGGAGGTAAAGACTGGTGATGACTCATCCAGTGACGACGAAAGCTTTACTTCAGGCGGAGAAGTTGAATCAGAGTCAGAGGACGAACTTAACTCGAATGCCAAGAGATCTGAACCTAAGAGTGTTAATGGATATGATGGTTTATCATTCCCTTTGGCTGATGGGTTTGACATTTGGAACTTTTTAATTTCCTCTGCCGGCAAACATGCAAAGAAACGTTCTGCTGAAAG TGTAATGGCTGCAACTCAGTTCCAGCGTTCTTTCATTCAGCTTCTTGACAGTGCTGGCTTTGAAGAGCTTTCAGCAAGGGATTTGGCATTGACTTCGGCTCTGAATACGGATTACCTTCTTACTTTACCTGTATACGTTGATTGGAAGAAGGCGTCAGAGTCCAATGCTATTGTTTTCAG GCGTGGATACGCAACTGAGAAGGAGAAGGGTTTGTTACTTGTGGAGAAGCTAGACTATATCCAGTCTAAAGTTCTACAAGTAATCTTCTCCACTATTGCAAAGCCCCTGAGAAAAGTTGGAAGATTGATAAACAAG GCGTTAAGTGAGGCTTCTCAAACTCAAGAAATTCAAGATTTATCAGAGAGAATGAAAGTTTGGCTCAAGGAGCTATCCGTTTTTAAGGAATCATATTTCGACCAAACGTCTGATAGTTTCTTGAAAGAAGGGTTCCGTCCAGATTCAGTCCTCCCCATACGCTTAGCAGCACAAAGGGCGGTCAGTCGATATGAGGGGCTTCTGACACCTGTTGGTCCTCGTGCAAAGCTCTTCAGAAAGTTGCTCGGATGGATTGGTTTCATTTCTCCTGCTTATGAAACACCATCTCAGCTAGCTAATGATAGTAATGCATCTGAACCTTATTTAAG GCCGATATTCTTATCAAGGATGACACTGGATGATATATGGAAACCTGCTTCAAAAAAAGCTTGTGGAAATGATATTTGGAAACGAATGAAAACTTGGATTTCCATTCTTTTATCACCGTCAACTCTGCAG GAGCCTGCGTTTGAAGAACTAATTTTGCTTTACACGAAGGATGCGAGTGAAAAAGATGATAAGAGTAAAGATGAAACACGATCATCATTACAATTAgagatatttgaaaaaattccAATTCCAGATTTACCT GTAATATTCCCTCACAAGAAGCTTTACTTTCGCGTCATAGATACA GTACGTCTAGATATCGCAAGTATTTTGGGACTTACGGCATACTTTGTAAACTACAAGTTTGAGAACATCTCATCATCCCC GTCAGCACTATTTCTTGATGTGATTGCCGTCACTGCTCTGGTAATTTATGCAACACGTGTGGTTTTGGGTTACAAGCAGACATGGGACAGATATCAA TTGTTAGTAAACAAGACGCTTTATGAGAAAACCTTAGCCAGTGGCTTTGGCTCTGTGCATTTCCTTTTGGATGCCTCGGAGCAGCAACAG TACAAGGAGGCAATACTGACTTATGCAATTATTCTTCAAGCGGGAAAGAATCAG AATATGTCTTACCAAGGAGTTCGAGATAGATGCGAGAGATTCATGTACGACACTTTCAAAATAAAG GTTGAGATGCGAGTAGAAAAGGCTATAAGCACGTTGGTAAGACTTGGTCTAGTAACAGAGACACTGGTCGATAGCAACACCAAGCTACACGCCGTTTCTTGTCCTCAGGCTTATATTTCTCTTAAAGAACTGTGGAACAGTCTGCTTGGTTAA
- the LOC104784615 gene encoding probable plastid-lipid-associated protein 10, chloroplastic, whose translation MDRIASATFSCPPISMSRVYRNRISHFGGFNIISKKKRSSCRVAVASGQTTARVVDTELDLEYKKHDLLRAVQDTQRGLTATSDQRSIIEEALVTVEGYNGGEATDLVKLDGTWRLQYTSAPDVVVLFEAASRFPFFQVGQIYQKFECKDQSDGGIIRNVVQWSLPSLLEDQEGATLVVTAKFDKVSSRNIYLQFEEISVRNININEQLQGLIAPAILPRSFLSLQILQFIRTFKAQIPVTATSPGRRSVGGLYYLSYLDNNMLLGRSVGGGGVFVFTKSQPLEL comes from the exons ATGGATCGAATTGCGTCAGCTACCTTCTCTTGCCCTCCGATTTCAATGTCTCGCGTCTATAGAAATAGAATCAGTCATTTTGGCGGCTTTAACATTataagtaagaagaagagatcttcGTGTCGAGTAGCTGTAGCTTCTGGACAGACGACGGCTAGG GTCGTCGACACTGAACTTGACTTAGAATACAAGAAACACGATCTACTGAGAGCTGTTCAAGACACTCAACGAGGACTCACCGCAACTTCTGATCAACGTTCTATCATTGAGGAGGCTCTG GTTACTGTGGAAGGTTATAATGGCGGTGAAGCAACTGATTTAGTGAAGTTAGATGGAACATGGAGGCTTCAATATACATCTGCACCTGATGTTGTTGTTCTCTTTGAAGCTGCTTCAAGATTTCCTTTCTTTCAG GTGGGGCAGATCTACCAGAAGTTCGAGTGCAAAGATCAATCAGACGGTGGGATCATTCGGAATGTTGTTCAGTGGAGTCTTCCAAGCTTGTTGGAG GACCAAGAAGGTGCAACACTTGTTGTTACTGCAAAATTCGACAAGGTCTCTAGTCGAAACATCTACCTTCAGTTTGAAGAG ATTAGTGTTAGAAACATTAACATCAATGAGCAGCTTCAAGGTCTTATCGCACCTGCAATACTTCCACGCTCATTTCTAAGCCTACAG ATTTTGCAGTTTATCCGTACTTTCAAAGCTCAGATTCCAGTAACCGCAACCAGCCCAGGAAG GAGATCTGTAGGTGGATTGTATTACCTGTCGTATCTCGATAACAACATGCTCTTGGGTCGTTctgtaggaggaggaggagtattTGTCTTTACAAAATCTCAACCCCTTGAGCTGTGA
- the LOC104784617 gene encoding transcription factor 25-like isoform X1, with protein sequence MSGRLLKKVLQEHEESKQQIHHEEEEEDEDEESGARSSINPFDLLNEDDDEDPEEIETDDETIVEKKNEDADHLSKNVVVSKNKSKKKKKKKNKETASNVAKPEISLDETLEALGLSADKVQETKANADSSKKASSSRYVLEIDPKYLNLENELRRVYGSKAMRSFESGSQGGGSSRLGRGGRRGAHHITKTVLISPKENWSRWDRSFSMEFLETKDGNNYFRYTHSDSYEQAQRAFQAAQAIHDLNGVASVLIHHPYHIESLITMADYFKFVGEHDMAADAIGKCLYGLERAWHPMFTPFQGNCRLDFNHDTNKLFFKTLFTHMRNMDRRGCHRSALEVCKFLLSLDTSDPVGALFCVDYFALRAEEYAWLEQFSEEYRNDNSLWLFPNFSYSLAIARVFLEKMESSSSSEATHIDTSKSSSLDLMKQALKLHPTVLRKLVDKVPLKDQVWTKILKHSYFRSGESKIMSLDHLINIYVERNYLIWRLPDVQKLLRSAADLVIESLEQDGTEAESWLCVRKEAFSAENNQYSHLSTHDFSDSMPTLPPDNLQNFVANPRMVGGDQMGEGGGEQQAPPPPPRDLANRHALAVLMESILPWAHYGNEGDDPLNQPDNNG encoded by the exons ATGTCTGGGAGGCTGCTGAAGAAGGTTCTCCAGGAACATGAAGAATCGAAACAACAGATTCATcacgaagaagaggaagaagacgaagacgaagaatcGGGAGCTCGTTCTTCGATTAATCCGTTTGATCTCTTgaacgaagatgatgatgaagatccTGAG GAGATAGAGACTGATGATGAGACTATagttgagaagaagaatgaagatgCTGATCACTTGTCAAAGAATGTTGTAGTGTCTAAGAATAAgtcgaagaaaaagaagaagaagaaaaacaaagagactGCTTCCAATGTGGCCAAGCCTGAAATCTCTTTGGATGAGACTTTAGAAGCGCTTGGTCTCAGTGCTGATAAGGTTCAGGAGACCAAAGCAAATGCTGATTCTTCCAAAAAGGCTTCTTCTTCACGATATGTTTTGGAAATAGATCCCAAGTATCTTAATCTTGAAAACGAGTTGAGGAGAGTGTATGGTTCAAAGGCTATGAGGTCCTTTGAGAGTGGTTCTCAAGGTGGTGGTAGCTCTAGACTGGGACGAGGGGGAAGACGTGGAGCTCATCATATCACAAAGACGGTTCTCATTTCTCCAAAGGAGAATTGGTCTCGCTGGGATCGATCTTTCTCCATGGAGTTTCTAGAGACTAAAGATGGTAACAACTACTTCAG ATATACCCATTCAGATTCATATGAGCAGGCTCAGAGGGCATTTCAAGCTGCACAGGCTATCCATGATTTGAATGGTGTTGCAAGTGTCCTTATACACCATCCTTACCATATCGAGTCGCTCATTACTATGGCGGACTACTTTAAGTTTGTTG GTGAGCATGATATGGCTGCAGATGCCATTGGCAAGTGTTTGTACGGATTGGAGCGGGCATGGCACCCTATGTTCACGCCGTTCCAGGGTAACTGCCGGTTGGATTTTAACCACGACACAAACAAGCTGTTCTTCAAAACGCTTTTCACTCACATGAGAAACATGGACAGGCGTGGCTGTCATAGATCAGCGTTGGAGGTCTGCAAATTCTTGCTTTCATTGGACACGAGTGATCCAGTGGGCGCTTTGTTTTGCGTGGATTACTTTGCTTTGAGAGCAGAGGAGTATGCGTGGCTGGAGCAATTCTCTGAGGAGTACCGAAATGACAACTCATTGTGGCTCTTCCCAAATTTCTCATATTCTCTTGCAATAGCCCGGGTTTTTCTTGAGAAGATGGAGTCCTCGTCTTCCTCAGAAGCCACTCACATAGATACTTCGAAGTCTAGCTCGTTGGATCTCATGAAACAAGCTTTGAAGCTTCATCCGACAGTACTCAGGAAACTAGTGGACAAAGTACCTTTGAAAGATCAGGTTTGGACAAAGATACTCAAGCATTCTTACTTCCGGTCAGGTGAATCAAAGATAATGTCCTTGGATCACCTTATCAACATATATGTCGAGAGGAACTACCTTATATGGAGGCTTCCAGATGTACAAAAATTGCTTCGGAGTGCTGCTGATCTAGTAATTGAGTCACTGGAACAAGACGGAACCGAAGCCGAGAGCTGGCTTTGTGTAAGGAAAGAAGCTTTCTCTGCTGAGAATAACCA GTACTCTCATTTATCAACCCATGATTTCTCTGATTCGATGCCGACACTCCCACCAGACAATTTGCAGAACTTTGTGGCTAATCCAAGAATGGTGGGAGGAGATCAAATGGGTGAAGGGGGAGGTGAACAGCAAGCACCACCGCCTCCTCCACGTGATCTGGCAAATAGGCATGCATTGGCTGTGTTGATGGAGTCAATTCTTCCATGGGCTCACTATGGAAATGAAGGCGATGATCCCCTCAACCAACCAGACAACAACGGCTAA
- the LOC104784617 gene encoding transcription factor 25-like isoform X2, whose amino-acid sequence MSGRLLKKVLQEHEESKQQIHHEEEEEDEDEESGARSSINPFDLLNEDDDEDPEEIETDDETIVEKKNEDADHLSKNVVVSKNKSKKKKKKKNKETASNVAKPEISLDETLEALGLSADKVQETKANADSSKKASSSRYVLEIDPKYLNLENELRRVYGSKAMRSFESGSQGGGSSRLGRGGRRGAHHITKTVLISPKENWSRWDRSFSMEFLETKDGNNYFRYTHSDSYEQAQRAFQAAQAIHDLNGVASVLIHHPYHIESLITMADYFKFVGEHDMAADAIGKCLYGLERAWHPMFTPFQGNCRLDFNHDTNKLFFKTLFTHMRNMDRRGCHRSALEVCKFLLSLDTSDPVGALFCVDYFALRAEEYAWLEQFSEEYRNDNSLWLFPNFSYSLAIARVFLEKMESSSSSEATHIDTSKSSSLDLMKQALKLHPTVLRKLVDKVPLKDQVWTKILKHSYFRSGESKIMSLDHLINIYVERNYLIWRLPDVQKLLRSAADLVIESLEQDGTEAESWLCVRKEAFSAENNQYSHLSTHDFSDSMPTLPPDNLQNFVANPRMVGGDQMGEGGGEQQAPPPPPRDLANRHALAVLMESILPWAHYGNEGDDPLNQPDNNG is encoded by the exons ATGTCTGGGAGGCTGCTGAAGAAGGTTCTCCAGGAACATGAAGAATCGAAACAACAGATTCATcacgaagaagaggaagaagacgaagacgaagaatcGGGAGCTCGTTCTTCGATTAATCCGTTTGATCTCTTgaacgaagatgatgatgaagatccTGAG GAGATAGAGACTGATGATGAGACTATagttgagaagaagaatgaagatgCTGATCACTTGTCAAAGAATGTTGTAGTGTCTAAGAATAAgtcgaagaaaaagaagaagaagaaaaacaaagagactGCTTCCAATGTGGCCAAGCCTGAAATCTCTTTGGATGAGACTTTAGAAGCGCTTGGTCTCAGTGCTGATAAGGTTCAGGAGACCAAAGCAAATGCTGATTCTTCCAAAAAGGCTTCTTCTTCACGATATGTTTTGGAAATAGATCCCAAGTATCTTAATCTTGAAAACGAGTTGAGGAGAGTGTATGGTTCAAAGGCTATGAGGTCCTTTGAGAGTGGTTCTCAAGGTGGTGGTAGCTCTAGACTGGGACGAGGGGGAAGACGTGGAGCTCATCATATCACAAAGACGGTTCTCATTTCTCCAAAGGAGAATTGGTCTCGCTGGGATCGATCTTTCTCCATGGAGTTTCTAGAGACTAAAGATGGTAACAACTACTTCAG ATATACCCATTCAGATTCATATGAGCAG GCTCAGAGGGCATTTCAAGCTGCACAGGCTATCCATGATTTGAATGGTGTTGCAAGTGTCCTTATACACCATCCTTACCATATCGAGTCGCTCATTACTATGGCGGACTACTTTAAGTTTGTTGGTGAGCATGATATGGCTGCAGATGCCATTGGCAAGTGTTTGTACGGATTGGAGCGGGCATGGCACCCTATGTTCACGCCGTTCCAGGGTAACTGCCGGTTGGATTTTAACCACGACACAAACAAGCTGTTCTTCAAAACGCTTTTCACTCACATGAGAAACATGGACAGGCGTGGCTGTCATAGATCAGCGTTGGAGGTCTGCAAATTCTTGCTTTCATTGGACACGAGTGATCCAGTGGGCGCTTTGTTTTGCGTGGATTACTTTGCTTTGAGAGCAGAGGAGTATGCGTGGCTGGAGCAATTCTCTGAGGAGTACCGAAATGACAACTCATTGTGGCTCTTCCCAAATTTCTCATATTCTCTTGCAATAGCCCGGGTTTTTCTTGAGAAGATGGAGTCCTCGTCTTCCTCAGAAGCCACTCACATAGATACTTCGAAGTCTAGCTCGTTGGATCTCATGAAACAAGCTTTGAAGCTTCATCCGACAGTACTCAGGAAACTAGTGGACAAAGTACCTTTGAAAGATCAGGTTTGGACAAAGATACTCAAGCATTCTTACTTCCGGTCAGGTGAATCAAAGATAATGTCCTTGGATCACCTTATCAACATATATGTCGAGAGGAACTACCTTATATGGAGGCTTCCAGATGTACAAAAATTGCTTCGGAGTGCTGCTGATCTAGTAATTGAGTCACTGGAACAAGACGGAACCGAAGCCGAGAGCTGGCTTTGTGTAAGGAAAGAAGCTTTCTCTGCTGAGAATAACCA GTACTCTCATTTATCAACCCATGATTTCTCTGATTCGATGCCGACACTCCCACCAGACAATTTGCAGAACTTTGTGGCTAATCCAAGAATGGTGGGAGGAGATCAAATGGGTGAAGGGGGAGGTGAACAGCAAGCACCACCGCCTCCTCCACGTGATCTGGCAAATAGGCATGCATTGGCTGTGTTGATGGAGTCAATTCTTCCATGGGCTCACTATGGAAATGAAGGCGATGATCCCCTCAACCAACCAGACAACAACGGCTAA